One window of the Rhinoraja longicauda isolate Sanriku21f chromosome 2, sRhiLon1.1, whole genome shotgun sequence genome contains the following:
- the hscb gene encoding iron-sulfur cluster co-chaperone protein HscB produces MLGALLRAARSPLLTGWRPRALLRPAEAWCRACVPRGQRPIPAAGYCCWRCGAAPEPPGFFCPSCRALQPPDRRLDYFQLLGLPRRFPLKPEQLREAHRRLQRALHPDNFGRSSEAERGYSELQSALLNEAFATLLRPLSRGLYLLALELPDEPPAAGEAEAEADPALLGAVLELNERLAEAESQADVRLVAASVEAQLRELEEQVVRAFEQGRPRDARPLLRQMKYWNSIGDRVKERLLPR; encoded by the coding sequence ATGCTCGGCGCCCTGCTACGTGCGGCCCGCTCCCCGCTGCTCACCGGCTGGCGGCCCCGGGCCTTGCTGCGGCCCGCCGAGGCCTGGTGCCGGGCCTGTGTGCCCCGCGGCCAGCGCCCCATCCCCGCCGCCGGCTACTGCTGCTGGCGGTGCGGAGCCGCCCCCGAGCCCCCCGGCTTCTTCTGCCCGTCCTGCCGGGCCCTGCAGCCCCCGGACCGGCGGCTCGATTACTTCCAGCTGCTGGGGCTGCCGCGCCGATTCCCCCTGAAGCCCGAGCAGCTGCGGGAGGCGCACCGGCGGCTGCAGCGGGCCCTGCACCCGGACAACTTCGGCCGCAGCTCGGAGGCGGAGCGCGGCTACTCGGAGCTGCAGTCGGCACTGCTCAACGAGGCGTTTGCCACGCTGCTGCGGCCCCTGTCCCGCGGCCTCTACCTGCTGGCGCTGGAGCTGCCGGACGAGCCGCCGGCCGCAGGGGAGGCCGAGGCTGAGGCCGACCCCGCCTTGCTGGGCGCCGTGCTGGAGCTGAACGAGCGTCTGGCCGAGGCCGAGAGCCAGGCCGACGTCCGCCTTGTGGCCGCCTCAGTGGAAGCGCAGCTGCGGGAGCTGGAGGAGCAGGTGGTCCGGGCCTTTGAGCAGGGTCGCCCCCGAGACGCTCGGCCGCTGCTGCGCCAGATGAAGTACTGGAACAGCATCGGCGACCGGGTGAAGGAGCGGCTGCTGCCCCGCTGA